One Ailuropoda melanoleuca isolate Jingjing chromosome 14, ASM200744v2, whole genome shotgun sequence DNA segment encodes these proteins:
- the ESS2 gene encoding splicing factor ESS-2 homolog isoform X2 produces METPEASTRALLVPAGSGPRRKRAGGEARATTSKQRVLDEEEYIEGLQTVIQRDFFPDVEKLQAQKEYLEAEENGDLERMRQIAIKFGSALGKMSREPPPPYVTPATFETPDVHTGTGAVGNKPRGRGGGLEEGDGEAGEEAEKELLPSLDVFLSRYTSEDNASFQEIMEVAKEKSRARHTWLYQAEEEFEKRQKDNLTLPSAEHQAIESSQAGVETWKYKAKNSLMYYPEGVPDEEQLFKKPRQVVHKNTRFLRDPFSQALSRSQLQQAAALNAQHKQGKVGPDGKELIPQDSPRVGGFGFVVTPSPAPGVNESPLMTWGEVENTPLRVEGSETPYVDRTPGPAFKILEPGRRERLGLKMANEAAAKNRAKKQEALRRVTENLASLTPKGLSPAMSPALQRLVSRTASKYTDRALRASYTPSPARSTHLKTPAGGPQTPTSTPAPGSAARTPLSQDPASITDNLLQLPARRKASDFF; encoded by the exons ATGGAGACGCCCGAAGCGTCAACCCGGGCGCTATTGGTCCCTGCCGGGTCCGGGCCCCGGAGGAAGCGCGCGGGAGGGGAGGCCCGGGCTACGACGAGCAAGCAACGGGTCCTGGACGAAGAAGAGTACATCGAG GGCCTCCAGACAGTCATCCAGAGGGACTTCTTTCCTGATGTGGAGAAGCTGCAGGCTCAGAAGGAGTACCTGGAGGCTGAGGAGAATGGAGACCTGGAACGGATGCGTCAGATTGCCATCAAGtttggctctgccctgggcaagATGTCCCGGGAACCCCCACCGCCCT aTGTGACTCCAGCCACATTTGAAACCCCTGATGTGCACACAGGCACTGGAGCCGTGGGCAACAAGCCCCGGGGCCGGGGCGGAGGCCTGGAGGAGGGCGATG gagaggctggagaggaggcGGAGAAGGAGCTCCTGCCCAGCCTGGATGTCTTCCTGAGCCGGTACACAAGTGAGGACAATGCCTCCTTCCAGGAGATCATGGAGGTGGCCAAGGAGAAGAGCCGGGCACGCCACACGTGGCTCTACCAGGCCGAGGAGGAGTTCGAGAAG AGGCAGAAAGATAATCTTACACTTCCGTCGGCAGAGCACCAGGCCATCGAGAGCAGCCAGGCTGGCGTGGAGACCTGGAAGTACAAGGCGAAAAACTCCCTCATGTACTACCCAGAGG GTGTTCCTGATGAAGAACAGTTGTTCAAGAAGCCGAGGCAGGTGGTGCATAAGAATACTCGCTTCCTCAGGGATCCCTTCAGCCAGGCTCTGAGCAGGTCCCAGCTGCAGCAGGCTGCCGCCCTCAATGCCCAG CACAAACAGGGCAAGGTAGGCCCTGATGGCAAGGAGCTGATTCCCCAGGATTCCCCACGAGTGGGTGGATTTGGATTTGTTGTgaccccttctcctgcccctg GGGTGAACGAGTCGCCGCTGATGACCTGGGGGGAGGTCGAAAACACTCCCTTGAGAGTTGAAGGATCTGAAACCCCCTATGTGGACAGGACGCCAGGGCCAGCCTTCAAG ATCCTGGAGCCTGGCCGCAGGGAGCGGCTGGGGCTGAAGATGGCCAACGAGGCCGCCGCCAAGAACCGGGCCAAGAAGCAGGAGGCCTTGAGGAGAGTGACGGAGAACCTGGCCAG cctcacccccaaAGGCCTGAGCCCAGCCATGTCCCCAGCCCTGCAGCGCCTTGTGAGCAGGACGGCCAGCAAGTACACAGACCGGGCGCTGCGGGCCAGCTACACCCCGTCTCCAGCACGCTCGACCCACCTCAAGACCCCAGCTGGTGGGCCTCAGACCCCCACGAGCACACCGGCTCCTGGCTCTGCGGCACGCACCCCCCTCAGCCAGGACCCAGCCTCCATCACGGACAACCTGCTGCAGCTCCCTGCCCGGCGCAAAGCCTCAGACTTCTTCTAG
- the ESS2 gene encoding splicing factor ESS-2 homolog isoform X1: METPEASTRALLVPAGSGPRRKRAGGEARATTSKQRVLDEEEYIEGLQTVIQRDFFPDVEKLQAQKEYLEAEENGDLERMRQIAIKFGSALGKMSREPPPPYVTPATFETPDVHTGTGAVGNKPRGRGGGLEEGDGEAGEEAEKELLPSLDVFLSRYTSEDNASFQEIMEVAKEKSRARHTWLYQAEEEFEKRQKDNLTLPSAEHQAIESSQAGVETWKYKAKNSLMYYPEGVPDEEQLFKKPRQVVHKNTRFLRDPFSQALSRSQLQQAAALNAQHKQGKVGPDGKELIPQDSPRVGGFGFVVTPSPAPGVNESPLMTWGEVENTPLRVEGSETPYVDRTPGPAFKILEPGRRERLGLKMANEAAAKNRAKKQEALRRVTENLASPAAPCEQDGQQVHRPGAAGQLHPVSSTLDPPQDPSWWASDPHEHTGSWLCGTHPPQPGPSLHHGQPAAAPCPAQSLRLLLVPGPGRACGSSVEPAGQLPTPQRTPASWGPRLGP; this comes from the exons ATGGAGACGCCCGAAGCGTCAACCCGGGCGCTATTGGTCCCTGCCGGGTCCGGGCCCCGGAGGAAGCGCGCGGGAGGGGAGGCCCGGGCTACGACGAGCAAGCAACGGGTCCTGGACGAAGAAGAGTACATCGAG GGCCTCCAGACAGTCATCCAGAGGGACTTCTTTCCTGATGTGGAGAAGCTGCAGGCTCAGAAGGAGTACCTGGAGGCTGAGGAGAATGGAGACCTGGAACGGATGCGTCAGATTGCCATCAAGtttggctctgccctgggcaagATGTCCCGGGAACCCCCACCGCCCT aTGTGACTCCAGCCACATTTGAAACCCCTGATGTGCACACAGGCACTGGAGCCGTGGGCAACAAGCCCCGGGGCCGGGGCGGAGGCCTGGAGGAGGGCGATG gagaggctggagaggaggcGGAGAAGGAGCTCCTGCCCAGCCTGGATGTCTTCCTGAGCCGGTACACAAGTGAGGACAATGCCTCCTTCCAGGAGATCATGGAGGTGGCCAAGGAGAAGAGCCGGGCACGCCACACGTGGCTCTACCAGGCCGAGGAGGAGTTCGAGAAG AGGCAGAAAGATAATCTTACACTTCCGTCGGCAGAGCACCAGGCCATCGAGAGCAGCCAGGCTGGCGTGGAGACCTGGAAGTACAAGGCGAAAAACTCCCTCATGTACTACCCAGAGG GTGTTCCTGATGAAGAACAGTTGTTCAAGAAGCCGAGGCAGGTGGTGCATAAGAATACTCGCTTCCTCAGGGATCCCTTCAGCCAGGCTCTGAGCAGGTCCCAGCTGCAGCAGGCTGCCGCCCTCAATGCCCAG CACAAACAGGGCAAGGTAGGCCCTGATGGCAAGGAGCTGATTCCCCAGGATTCCCCACGAGTGGGTGGATTTGGATTTGTTGTgaccccttctcctgcccctg GGGTGAACGAGTCGCCGCTGATGACCTGGGGGGAGGTCGAAAACACTCCCTTGAGAGTTGAAGGATCTGAAACCCCCTATGTGGACAGGACGCCAGGGCCAGCCTTCAAG ATCCTGGAGCCTGGCCGCAGGGAGCGGCTGGGGCTGAAGATGGCCAACGAGGCCGCCGCCAAGAACCGGGCCAAGAAGCAGGAGGCCTTGAGGAGAGTGACGGAGAACCTGGCCAG CCCTGCAGCGCCTTGTGAGCAGGACGGCCAGCAAGTACACAGACCGGGCGCTGCGGGCCAGCTACACCCCGTCTCCAGCACGCTCGACCCACCTCAAGACCCCAGCTGGTGGGCCTCAGACCCCCACGAGCACACCGGCTCCTGGCTCTGCGGCACGCACCCCCCTCAGCCAGGACCCAGCCTCCATCACGGACAACCTGCTGCAGCTCCCTGCCCGGCGCAAAGCCTCAGACTTCTTCTAGTTCCAGGCCCGGGCCGGGCCTGTGGAAGCTCTGTGGAGCCTGCAGGGCAGCTGCCCACTCCGCAGAGGACTCCGGCCTCCTGGGGACCCAGGCTCGGGCCATAA
- the LOC100466915 gene encoding LOW QUALITY PROTEIN: testis-specific serine/threonine-protein kinase 1 (The sequence of the model RefSeq protein was modified relative to this genomic sequence to represent the inferred CDS: deleted 1 base in 1 codon) — protein MDDSAILKRRGYIMGINLGEGSYAKVKSAYSERLKFNVAVKIIDRKKAPTDFLEKFLPREIEILPILNHRSIIKTYEIFETSDGKVYIVMELGVQGDLLEFIKTRGALQEDDARKKFHQLSLAIKYCHDLDIVHRDLKCENLLLDKDFNIKLSDFGFSKRCLRDGGSRIILSKTFCGSAAYAAPEVLQGIPYQPKVYDIWSLGVILFIMVCGSMPYDDTNIKKMLRLQKEHRVNFPRSKRLTGECKDLIYRILQPDINRRLHIDEILSHSWLQPKAPGLFSAAINEEGESSRGPEPSRTPETPDKKSATKLEPQEEAWPETQSEPKPDEEETLQVPVSRQSDTTGLNGELAGRETEEEALPQPSEIHT, from the exons ATGGACGACTCTGCCATCCTCAAGCGACGAGGCTACATCATGGGGATAAATTTGGGAGAGGGCTCGTACGCAAAAGTCAAATCCGCTTACTCTGAGCGCCTGAAGTTCAACGTGGCGGTCAAGATCATCGACCGCAAGAAAGCCCCCACGGACTTCTTGGAGAAATTCCTTCCCCGGGAAATTGAGATTTTGCCCATACTAAACCACCGCTCCATCATCAAGACCTACGAGATCTTTGAGACATCAGACGGCAAGGTCTACATCGTCATGGAGCTCGGGGTCCAGGGTGACCTCCTCGAGTTCATCAAAACCCGGGGAGCCCTGCAAGAGGATGATGCTCGCAAGAAGTTCCACCAGCTCTCCTTGGCCATCAAGTACTGCCATGACCTGGACATCGTCCACCGAGATCTCAAGTGCGAGAACCTCCTCCTCGACAAGGACTTCAACATCAAGCTGTCCGACTTCGGCTTCTCCAAGCGCTGCCTGCGG GACGGCGGCAGCCGCATCATCCTCAGCAAGACCTTCTGCGGGTCGGCAGCGTACGCGGCCCCCGAGGTGCTGCAGGGCATCCCCTACCAGCCCAAGGTGTACGACATCTGGAGCCTGGGCGTGATCCTCTTCATCATGGTCTGTGGCTCCATGCCCTACGACGACACCAACATCAAGAAGATGCTGAGGCTCCAGAAGGAGCATCGCGTCAACTTCCCCCGCTCCAAGCGCCTGACAGGCGAGTGCAAGGACCTCATCTACCGCATCCTGCAGCCGGACATCAACCGGCGGCTGCACATCGACGAGATCCTCAGCCACTCGTGGCTGCAGCCCAAGGCACCGGGCCTGTTCTCTGCGGCCATCAACGAGGAGGGCGAGAGCTCCCGGGGCCCTGAGCCCTCGCGGACCCCTGAGACCCCTGACAAAAAGTCTGCCACCAagctggagccccaggaggaGGCGTGGCCCGAGACACAGTCTGAGCCAAAACCCGATGAGGAGGAGACGTTGCAAGTGCCGGTGTCAAGGCAATCAGACACTACGGGCCTCAATGGAGAGCTGGCtggcagggagacagaggaagaggcccTCCCACAGCCCTCAGAGATACACACCTAG
- the ESS2 gene encoding splicing factor ESS-2 homolog isoform X3, producing the protein METPEASTRALLVPAGSGPRRKRAGGEARATTSKQRVLDEEEYIEGLQTVIQRDFFPDVEKLQAQKEYLEAEENGDLERMRQIAIKFGSALGKMSREPPPPYVTPATFETPDVHTGTGAVGNKPRGRGGGLEEGDGEAGEEAEKELLPSLDVFLSRYTSEDNASFQEIMEVAKEKSRARHTWLYQAEEEFEKRQKDNLTLPSAEHQAIESSQAGVETWKYKAKNSLMYYPEGVPDEEQLFKKPRQVVHKNTRFLRDPFSQALSRSQLQQAAALNAQHKQGKVGPDGKELIPQDSPRVGGFGFVVTPSPAPGVNESPLMTWGEVENTPLRVEGSETPYVDRTPGPAFKILEPGRRERLGLKMANEAAAKNRAKKQEALRRVTENLASCLLGTSLRGALGPLVPL; encoded by the exons ATGGAGACGCCCGAAGCGTCAACCCGGGCGCTATTGGTCCCTGCCGGGTCCGGGCCCCGGAGGAAGCGCGCGGGAGGGGAGGCCCGGGCTACGACGAGCAAGCAACGGGTCCTGGACGAAGAAGAGTACATCGAG GGCCTCCAGACAGTCATCCAGAGGGACTTCTTTCCTGATGTGGAGAAGCTGCAGGCTCAGAAGGAGTACCTGGAGGCTGAGGAGAATGGAGACCTGGAACGGATGCGTCAGATTGCCATCAAGtttggctctgccctgggcaagATGTCCCGGGAACCCCCACCGCCCT aTGTGACTCCAGCCACATTTGAAACCCCTGATGTGCACACAGGCACTGGAGCCGTGGGCAACAAGCCCCGGGGCCGGGGCGGAGGCCTGGAGGAGGGCGATG gagaggctggagaggaggcGGAGAAGGAGCTCCTGCCCAGCCTGGATGTCTTCCTGAGCCGGTACACAAGTGAGGACAATGCCTCCTTCCAGGAGATCATGGAGGTGGCCAAGGAGAAGAGCCGGGCACGCCACACGTGGCTCTACCAGGCCGAGGAGGAGTTCGAGAAG AGGCAGAAAGATAATCTTACACTTCCGTCGGCAGAGCACCAGGCCATCGAGAGCAGCCAGGCTGGCGTGGAGACCTGGAAGTACAAGGCGAAAAACTCCCTCATGTACTACCCAGAGG GTGTTCCTGATGAAGAACAGTTGTTCAAGAAGCCGAGGCAGGTGGTGCATAAGAATACTCGCTTCCTCAGGGATCCCTTCAGCCAGGCTCTGAGCAGGTCCCAGCTGCAGCAGGCTGCCGCCCTCAATGCCCAG CACAAACAGGGCAAGGTAGGCCCTGATGGCAAGGAGCTGATTCCCCAGGATTCCCCACGAGTGGGTGGATTTGGATTTGTTGTgaccccttctcctgcccctg GGGTGAACGAGTCGCCGCTGATGACCTGGGGGGAGGTCGAAAACACTCCCTTGAGAGTTGAAGGATCTGAAACCCCCTATGTGGACAGGACGCCAGGGCCAGCCTTCAAG ATCCTGGAGCCTGGCCGCAGGGAGCGGCTGGGGCTGAAGATGGCCAACGAGGCCGCCGCCAAGAACCGGGCCAAGAAGCAGGAGGCCTTGAGGAGAGTGACGGAGAACCTGGCCAG cTGCCTCCTTGGCACATCCCTAAGAGGCGCCTTGGGGCCCCTTGTTCCGCTATGA
- the TSSK2 gene encoding testis-specific serine/threonine-protein kinase 2, whose product MDDAAVLRKKGYIVGINLGKGSYAKVKSAYSERLKFNVAVKIIDRKKTPTDFVERFLPREMDILATVNHRSIIKTYEIFETSDGRIYIVMELGVQGDLLEFIKCRGALHEDVARKMFRQLSSAVKYCHDLDVVHRDLKCENLLLDKDFNIKLSDFGFSKRCLRDSSGRIILSKTFCGSAAYAAPEVLQGIPYQPKVYDIWSLGVILFIMVCGSMPYDDSDIKKMLHIQKEHRVDFPRSKNLTGECKDLIYRMLQPDVNRRLHIDEILSHSWLQPPKPKAMSSASFKREGEGKYRTEGKLDTRPGSRPEHRPEHRPDHKLGTKTQHRLLVVPENEDRMEDRLAEASKAKDHHVTGAEVGKAST is encoded by the coding sequence ATGGACGATGCCGCGGTCCTAAGGAAGAAGGGTTACATCGTGGGCATCAATCTTGGCAAGGGCTCGTACGCAAAAGTCAAATCTGCCTACTCCGAGCGCCTCAAGTTCAATGTGGCGGTCAAGATCATCGACCGCAAGAAGACGCCCACCGACTTCGTGGAGAGATTCCTTCCTCGGGAGATGGACATCCTGGCAACCGTCAACCACCGCTCCATCATCAAGACCTACGAGATCTTTGAGACCTCTGACGGGCGCATCTACATCGTCATGGAGCTCGGGGTCCAGGGCGACCTCCTCGAGTTCATCAAGTGTCGGGGAGCGCTGCATGAGGACGTGGCTCGTAAGATGTTCCGCCAGCTCTCCTCGGCCGTCAAGTACTGCCATGACCTGGACGTCGTCCACCGAGATCTCAAGTGCGAGAACCTCCTCCTCGACAAGGACTTCAACATCAAGCTGTCCGACTTCGGCTTCTCCAAGCGCTGCCTGCGGGACAGCAGCGGCCGCATCATCCTCAGCAAGACCTTCTGCGGGTCGGCGGCATACGCGGCCCCCGAGGTGCTGCAGGGCATCCCCTACCAGCCCAAGGTGTACGACATCTGGAGCCTGGGCGTGATCCTCTTCATCATGGTCTGTGGCTCCATGCCCTACGACGACTCCGACATCAAGAAGATGCTGCACATCCAGAAGGAGCACCGCGTGGACTTCCCCCGCTCCAAGAACCTGACGGGCGAGTGCAAGGACCTCATCTACCGCATGCTGCAGCCAGACGTCAACCGGCGGCTGCACATCGACGAGATCCTCAGCCACTCGTGGCTGCAGCCCCCCAAGCCCAAAGCCATGTCTTCTGCCTCCTTCAAGAGGGAGGGTGAGGGCAAGTACCGGACCGAGGGCAAACTGGACACCCGGCCAGGCTCGCGGCCTGAGCACCGGCCCGAGCACCGGCCGGACCACAAGCTGGGGACCAAAACCCAGCACCGGCTGCTGGTGGTGCCCGAGAACGAGGACAGGATGGAGGACAGGCTGGCCGAGGCCTCCAAGGCAAAAGATCATCATGTCACTGGAGCCGAGGTGGGGAAAGCGAGCACCTAG